Proteins encoded in a region of the Paucibacter sediminis genome:
- a CDS encoding substrate-binding periplasmic protein, producing MLLRLCLHVCLCLLCGAVPAMAETLRTAAQDNNALKYDLRNAAKPGICVEVLQAIEAGDPELHFSGTEQPMSLRRIEALLAEGQLDIFCALIRSPAREARMAFIEVPIYTVRHRIAVRAEDGVNVHSLEEIRRLGPEASVIVNKSTAHEDLLRSAGGLQIDASSPDTAVNLKKLVAQRGRFYYHTENALLRYIEDGGLEGKVRLLPTVFKSEALYLACSPRLAPATRQRLQQALEKLARRGELERIYAGYREN from the coding sequence ATGTTGTTGCGCTTGTGCCTGCATGTTTGCCTGTGTCTGCTGTGCGGCGCCGTGCCGGCCATGGCCGAGACGCTGCGCACCGCGGCGCAGGACAACAACGCCCTCAAGTACGACCTCAGGAACGCGGCCAAGCCGGGCATCTGCGTGGAGGTGCTGCAGGCCATCGAGGCCGGCGATCCGGAGTTGCACTTCAGCGGCACCGAGCAGCCGATGTCGCTGCGCCGCATCGAGGCCCTGCTCGCCGAGGGCCAGCTGGACATCTTCTGCGCCCTGATACGCAGCCCGGCGCGCGAGGCGCGCATGGCCTTCATCGAGGTGCCGATCTACACCGTGCGCCACCGCATCGCAGTGCGTGCCGAGGATGGGGTGAACGTGCACTCGCTGGAGGAGATCCGCCGCCTCGGGCCCGAGGCCTCGGTGATCGTCAACAAGTCCACCGCCCATGAGGACCTGCTGCGCAGCGCCGGCGGCCTGCAGATCGATGCCAGCAGCCCGGACACGGCCGTCAACCTGAAGAAGCTGGTGGCGCAGCGCGGCCGCTTCTACTACCACACCGAAAACGCCTTGCTGCGCTATATCGAGGATGGCGGCCTGGAGGGCAAGGTCAGGCTGCTGCCCACGGTGTTCAAGTCCGAGGCGCTCTACCTGGCTTGCAGCCCCAGACTCGCGCCCGCCACGCGCCAACGCCTGCAGCAGGCGCTGGAAAAACTGGCGCGGCGCGGCGAACTCGAACGCATCTACGCCGGCTATCGCGAAAACTGA
- a CDS encoding circularly permuted type 2 ATP-grasp protein, producing MHALTLPAPGHFDEMLLASGAIRPHYQAFANWLHAQTPEHLAKKRAEADLLFHKVGITFAVYGDEAGAERLIPFDTVPRIVPAEDWRMLEAGLRQRVTALNRFLWDIYHGHDIVKAGLIPAEQVFANAQYQPAMQGLDLPHGIYAHITGVDLIRHSDGGYYVLEDNLRVPSGVSYMLENRKMMMRLFPELFARYAVAPVAHYPTLLLNTLRHASTADNPNVVVLTPGPFNSAYFEHAFLAQQMGVELVEGQDLFVKDEFLYMRTTVGPKRVDVIYRRIDDAFLDPLAFRADSMLGVPGLLSVYKQGHVILANAIGTGVADDKSIYPYVPDMIRFYLKEEPILHNVPTWQCRKPADLDHVLAHMAELVVKEVHGAGGYGMLVGPAATQAEVEDFKLRVKANPSNYIAQPTLCLSSCPTFVESGIAPRHIDLRPFVLTGREISMVAGGLTRVALKQGSLVVNSSQGGGTKDTWILES from the coding sequence ATGCACGCGTTGACCCTACCCGCCCCCGGCCACTTTGACGAGATGCTGCTCGCCAGCGGTGCGATCCGCCCGCATTACCAGGCCTTTGCCAACTGGCTGCACGCGCAGACGCCCGAGCACCTGGCGAAGAAGCGCGCCGAGGCCGATCTGCTGTTCCACAAGGTCGGCATCACCTTCGCCGTCTATGGCGACGAGGCCGGCGCCGAGCGCCTGATCCCCTTCGACACCGTGCCGCGCATCGTGCCGGCGGAGGACTGGCGCATGCTGGAGGCCGGCCTGCGCCAGCGCGTCACCGCGCTGAACCGCTTCCTCTGGGACATCTACCACGGGCACGACATCGTCAAGGCCGGCCTGATCCCGGCCGAGCAGGTGTTCGCGAACGCCCAGTACCAACCCGCCATGCAGGGGCTGGACCTGCCGCACGGCATCTACGCCCACATCACCGGGGTGGACCTGATCCGGCATTCGGACGGCGGCTACTACGTGCTGGAAGACAATCTGCGCGTGCCCTCGGGCGTCTCCTACATGCTGGAGAACCGCAAGATGATGATGCGGCTCTTCCCCGAGCTGTTCGCACGCTATGCGGTGGCGCCGGTGGCGCATTACCCCACCCTCCTGCTCAACACCCTGCGCCACGCCAGCACGGCCGACAACCCCAATGTGGTGGTGCTAACGCCGGGCCCCTTCAACAGCGCCTACTTCGAGCATGCCTTCCTGGCCCAGCAGATGGGGGTGGAGCTGGTGGAGGGCCAGGACCTGTTCGTGAAGGACGAGTTCCTCTACATGCGCACCACCGTGGGCCCCAAGCGCGTGGACGTGATCTACCGCCGCATCGACGACGCCTTCCTCGACCCGCTGGCCTTCCGCGCCGATTCGATGCTGGGCGTGCCGGGCCTGCTCTCGGTCTACAAGCAGGGCCATGTGATCCTGGCCAACGCCATCGGCACCGGGGTGGCGGACGACAAGTCCATCTACCCCTATGTGCCCGACATGATCCGCTTCTACCTCAAGGAGGAACCGATCCTGCACAACGTGCCGACCTGGCAATGCCGCAAGCCGGCCGACCTGGACCATGTGCTGGCGCACATGGCCGAGCTGGTGGTGAAAGAGGTCCACGGCGCGGGCGGCTACGGCATGCTGGTGGGGCCGGCCGCCACCCAGGCCGAGGTGGAGGACTTCAAGCTGCGCGTCAAGGCCAACCCCAGCAACTACATCGCCCAACCGACGCTGTGCCTGTCAAGCTGCCCCACCTTCGTGGAAAGCGGCATCGCGCCGCGCCACATCGACCTGCGGCCCTTTGTGCTGACCGGGCGCGAGATCAGCATGGTCGCGGGCGGGCTCACGCGCGTGGCGCTCAAGCAGGGCTCGCTGGTCGTCAATTCGTCCCAGGGTGGTGGCACCAAGGACACCTGGATCCTGGAGAGCTGA
- a CDS encoding transglutaminase family protein, whose amino-acid sequence MHLLISHETVYHYDAPLARSTQYLRLTPRPTPGLRVLSWALTLPAPASACLDAYGNHMHVLTLDGPRREIHLFARGEVDTPDGPPQPDREDALPPELFLRDSALTRADAALQAFALRFAEPCRQDARQGLALMMEALGVQMPYTPGLTDAATPAAEAFASGLGVCQDHAQVFVTCARLLGLPARYVSGYLAADAEHVASHAWAEVRVPDADHDPQGGGWLGYDVSNQCLADGRYVRLAIGADYLDACPVRGVRQGGGVEGMRAKVEVKPGPGVTPEQLQQLQQQ is encoded by the coding sequence ATGCACCTGCTGATCTCGCACGAGACGGTCTACCACTACGACGCCCCGCTGGCGCGCAGCACCCAATACCTGCGCCTCACGCCGCGGCCCACGCCGGGGTTGCGCGTGCTGAGCTGGGCGCTGACGCTGCCCGCGCCGGCCAGCGCCTGCCTGGACGCCTATGGCAACCACATGCATGTGCTGACCCTGGACGGGCCGCGCCGCGAGATCCACCTGTTCGCGCGCGGCGAGGTCGACACCCCCGACGGCCCGCCCCAGCCGGACCGCGAGGACGCGCTGCCGCCCGAGCTGTTCCTGCGCGACAGCGCGCTGACGCGCGCCGATGCGGCGCTGCAGGCCTTTGCGCTGCGCTTTGCCGAGCCCTGCCGCCAGGACGCCCGGCAAGGCCTGGCCCTGATGATGGAGGCGCTGGGCGTGCAGATGCCCTACACCCCCGGCCTCACCGACGCCGCCACCCCGGCCGCCGAGGCCTTCGCCAGCGGCCTGGGCGTGTGCCAGGACCATGCCCAGGTGTTCGTCACCTGCGCGCGCCTGCTGGGCCTGCCGGCACGCTATGTGAGCGGCTATCTGGCGGCCGACGCCGAACATGTGGCCAGCCATGCCTGGGCCGAGGTGCGCGTGCCCGACGCCGATCACGACCCGCAGGGCGGCGGCTGGCTGGGTTACGACGTCAGCAACCAATGCCTGGCCGACGGCCGCTATGTGCGCCTGGCCATCGGCGCCGACTACCTCGACGCCTGCCCGGTGCGCGGCGTGCGCCAGGGCGGCGGCGTCGAGGGCATGCGCGCCAAGGTGGAGGTCAAACCGGGCCCCGGCGTGACGCCAGAGCAATTGCAGCAGCTGCAGCAGCAGTGA
- a CDS encoding putative bifunctional diguanylate cyclase/phosphodiesterase, which produces MPASPPEDDALDIVDDLHRAAAPERSWRVLVVDDEPDVVQATLFALRDERIDGRPLSLLTAGTAAEAELLIQADAEIAVLLLDVVMESADAGLRLVERVRALPGRQALRIILRTGQAGYAPELEVIRRYDINDYKTKAELTQLRLLTCLTVAIRGFHQLRRIEAHQRGLEKVVRASGRLMSERGSFQAFADGVLTQICTIVDGQPDGVLVLRLGAAPGPQAHGEMAAEVVAGAGAFARLVGRQAETLPEPLRGALNHVNGADVAHHGGYGVVRAHAQDGDALLVLFSLSSPMDEVATGLLELFAVNLSLAYDDVKAYIELQHRAHHDRETGLANRAGLKAQLGTATGLEFAQVAVGDLQEIRGVLGEAVARRALQDLALRLQQVLGGQAQVARLEGDRFALAMPGPVPDALVQRLLAALAQPLSVGDMALQLPMALGWSQGGTSVDQAIDEAGLMVARQAPGRQVRSASFSAAVREQVHRRMALLADLDAALAEDRIEMYLQPQVRLADQNSVGAEALVRWRTREGSLVMPDHFIAVAEHTGAIVQIGQRMVEKAVAHLASWPDPRLRISVNLSLRQLEEPDFAAWVTAQCDAHGVARERLRLEITETAFAVHSEQVGPALAALTEAGFELSIDDFGTGQSSLGRLAEIAVHELKLDRSLVRGIEHDARARRVAGLIVELGRDLGVEVLAEGIETEGQLAVLQQLGCVLGQGWLFGRAEPATQFRLEA; this is translated from the coding sequence ATGCCAGCATCACCGCCTGAGGACGACGCGCTCGACATCGTGGACGATCTGCACCGCGCCGCCGCGCCCGAGCGCAGCTGGCGCGTGCTGGTGGTGGACGACGAACCCGACGTCGTGCAGGCCACGCTGTTCGCGCTGCGCGACGAACGCATCGACGGCCGCCCGCTGAGCCTGCTGACCGCCGGCACGGCCGCCGAGGCCGAGCTGCTGATCCAGGCCGATGCCGAGATCGCGGTGCTGCTGCTGGACGTGGTGATGGAGTCCGCCGACGCCGGCCTGCGCCTGGTGGAGCGCGTGCGCGCCCTGCCCGGCCGCCAGGCGCTGCGCATCATCCTGCGCACCGGCCAGGCCGGCTATGCCCCCGAGCTGGAGGTGATACGGCGCTACGACATCAACGACTACAAGACCAAGGCCGAGCTGACCCAGCTGCGCCTGCTCACCTGCCTGACGGTGGCGATACGCGGCTTCCACCAGCTGCGCCGCATCGAGGCACACCAGCGCGGCCTGGAGAAGGTGGTGCGCGCCTCGGGCCGGCTGATGAGCGAGCGCGGCTCCTTCCAGGCCTTTGCCGACGGCGTGCTGACGCAGATCTGCACCATCGTCGATGGCCAGCCCGATGGCGTGCTGGTGCTGCGCCTCGGCGCAGCGCCGGGCCCGCAGGCCCATGGCGAGATGGCGGCCGAGGTGGTGGCCGGGGCCGGCGCCTTCGCGCGCCTGGTCGGGCGCCAGGCCGAGACCCTGCCCGAGCCGCTGCGCGGCGCGCTCAACCATGTCAACGGCGCCGACGTGGCCCACCATGGCGGCTATGGCGTGGTGCGCGCCCATGCCCAGGATGGCGACGCCCTGCTGGTGCTGTTCTCGCTATCCTCGCCGATGGACGAGGTGGCCACCGGGCTGCTGGAGCTGTTCGCCGTCAATCTCTCGCTGGCCTACGACGATGTGAAGGCCTATATCGAGCTGCAGCACCGCGCCCATCACGATCGCGAGACCGGGCTGGCCAACCGCGCCGGCCTGAAGGCCCAGCTGGGCACGGCCACGGGCCTGGAGTTCGCCCAGGTGGCGGTGGGCGATCTGCAGGAGATCCGCGGCGTGCTCGGCGAGGCGGTGGCGCGGCGCGCGCTGCAAGACCTGGCCCTGCGTCTGCAGCAGGTGCTGGGTGGCCAGGCCCAGGTGGCGCGCCTGGAGGGCGACCGCTTTGCGCTGGCCATGCCCGGCCCGGTGCCCGATGCGCTGGTGCAGCGCCTGCTGGCGGCGCTGGCGCAACCGCTCAGCGTCGGCGATATGGCGCTGCAGCTGCCGATGGCGCTGGGTTGGTCGCAGGGCGGCACCAGCGTGGACCAGGCCATCGACGAGGCCGGCCTGATGGTGGCGCGCCAGGCGCCCGGCCGCCAGGTGCGCAGCGCCAGCTTCTCGGCCGCGGTGCGCGAGCAGGTGCATCGCCGCATGGCCCTGCTGGCCGACCTCGACGCCGCCCTGGCCGAGGACCGCATCGAGATGTATCTGCAACCCCAGGTGCGCCTGGCCGATCAGAACAGCGTCGGCGCCGAGGCGCTGGTGCGCTGGCGCACGCGCGAGGGCAGCCTCGTGATGCCCGACCATTTCATCGCCGTGGCCGAGCACACCGGCGCGATCGTGCAGATCGGCCAGCGCATGGTCGAGAAGGCGGTGGCCCATCTGGCGAGCTGGCCCGATCCGCGCCTGCGCATCTCGGTCAACCTGAGCCTGCGCCAGCTCGAGGAACCCGACTTCGCCGCCTGGGTCACGGCGCAATGCGATGCGCATGGCGTGGCGCGCGAGCGCCTGCGCCTGGAGATCACCGAGACCGCCTTTGCCGTGCACAGCGAGCAGGTCGGGCCGGCGCTGGCCGCACTCACCGAAGCCGGCTTCGAGCTCTCGATCGACGACTTCGGCACCGGCCAGTCCTCGCTGGGGCGCCTGGCCGAGATCGCGGTGCACGAGCTCAAGCTGGACCGCTCGCTGGTGCGCGGCATCGAGCATGACGCGCGCGCGCGCCGCGTCGCCGGCCTGATCGTCGAGCTGGGGCGCGACCTGGGCGTGGAGGTGCTGGCCGAGGGCATCGAGACCGAGGGCCAGCTGGCGGTGCTGCAGCAGCTCGGCTGCGTGCTGGGCCAGGGCTGGCTGTTCGGGCGCGCCGAGCCGGCGACGCAGTTCAGGCTGGAGGCCTGA
- a CDS encoding proteasome-type protease: MTYCVAMRLKAGLLFASDSRTNAGVDHIATFRKMNVFELPGERLIVILNAGNLATTQSVLSLLRQRLTHDGASLHNVGSMYEAAELVGRTLKEIVARDANDATLGQGVDFGANFLVGGQIRGEGPRLFHVYPQGNFIESTEDTPYFQIGEAKYGKPIIDRVIRYDSTLSEATKCTLISFDSTIRSNLSVGLPLDLLIYRADSFAPAAPHRVTGDDPYFSKLRRGWGEGLRKVFAKLPDEDWFSSGS, from the coding sequence ATGACCTATTGCGTTGCCATGCGGCTGAAGGCCGGCCTGCTGTTCGCGTCGGACTCGCGCACCAATGCCGGGGTGGACCACATCGCCACCTTCCGCAAGATGAATGTGTTCGAGCTGCCGGGCGAGCGCCTCATCGTCATCCTCAACGCCGGCAACCTGGCCACCACGCAAAGCGTGCTGAGCCTGCTGCGCCAGCGCCTCACGCATGACGGCGCCAGCCTGCACAATGTCGGCTCGATGTACGAGGCGGCCGAGCTGGTGGGGCGCACGCTCAAGGAGATCGTCGCCCGCGATGCCAACGACGCCACCCTGGGCCAGGGCGTGGACTTCGGCGCCAACTTCCTGGTGGGCGGCCAGATCCGCGGCGAGGGGCCGCGCCTGTTCCATGTCTACCCGCAGGGCAACTTCATCGAATCGACCGAGGACACGCCCTATTTCCAGATCGGCGAGGCCAAGTACGGCAAGCCCATCATCGACCGCGTGATCCGCTACGACTCCACGCTCAGCGAGGCCACCAAGTGCACGCTGATCTCGTTCGACTCGACGATACGCTCCAACCTCTCGGTGGGCCTGCCGCTGGACCTGCTGATCTACCGCGCCGACAGCTTCGCGCCCGCCGCGCCGCACCGCGTCACCGGCGACGACCCCTACTTCAGCAAGCTGCGGCGCGGCTGGGGCGAGGGCCTGCGCAAGGTGTTTGCCAAGCTGCCCGACGAGGACTGGTTCAGCAGCGGCAGCTGA
- a CDS encoding ParA family protein, with protein sequence MRRVVFNQKGGVGKSTITANLAAIAAQQGRRTLVVDLDRQANSSRYLLGEAADAAQPGAAEFFETTLKFSVRAPRTSDYIVATPWENLHLMPASPLLDELHGKLESRYKIFKLRDALVELGEDYDEIWIDTPPALNFYTRSALIAAEACLIPFDCDEFSRRALYELLENLQEIQADHNAGLQVEGIVVNQFQARAALPQRTVQALIDEGLPVLQPYLSASVKMKESHELSRPMIHLDARHKLTQEFEALYAALA encoded by the coding sequence ATGCGACGCGTGGTGTTCAACCAGAAGGGTGGGGTCGGCAAGTCCACCATCACCGCCAACCTGGCCGCGATCGCGGCCCAGCAGGGCCGGCGCACCCTGGTGGTGGACCTGGACCGCCAGGCCAACAGCAGCCGCTATCTGCTGGGCGAGGCCGCCGACGCGGCGCAGCCCGGCGCCGCCGAGTTCTTCGAGACCACGCTCAAGTTCAGCGTGCGCGCGCCCCGCACGAGCGACTACATCGTCGCCACGCCCTGGGAGAACCTGCACCTGATGCCGGCCAGCCCCCTGCTCGACGAATTGCATGGCAAGCTGGAGAGCCGCTACAAGATCTTCAAGCTGCGCGATGCCCTGGTCGAGCTGGGCGAGGACTACGACGAGATCTGGATCGACACCCCGCCGGCCCTGAACTTCTATACCCGCTCGGCCCTGATCGCCGCCGAGGCCTGCCTGATCCCCTTCGACTGCGACGAGTTCTCGCGCCGCGCGCTCTACGAGCTGCTGGAGAACCTGCAGGAGATCCAGGCCGACCACAACGCCGGCCTGCAGGTGGAGGGCATCGTGGTGAACCAGTTCCAGGCCCGCGCCGCCCTGCCCCAGCGCACCGTGCAGGCCCTCATCGACGAGGGTCTGCCGGTGCTGCAGCCCTATCTGAGCGCCAGCGTGAAGATGAAGGAATCGCATGAGCTGTCGCGCCCGATGATCCATCTGGACGCGCGCCACAAGCTGACGCAGGAGTTCGAGGCGCTGTACGCCGCGCTCGCCTGA
- a CDS encoding TetR/AcrR family transcriptional regulator, with protein sequence MPIQPARKSTHRRRGAERDELREQILQAVGRLHLEGGYGAVTMRGVAQAVGISAMSLYRYFPNKSALLEQVWGEVLEASLQEARTRSKAGEAPIQRLRLLYAAYVRFWMERPQDFKLVFDPCNEIAPSFLAAGPASGFRRECETLIDACLGPDATPAQRQLAHDLCRLKVIGYLFTNIGMSTKPRLAPAQLLDGVLDDLEQQLLRARVAADAPA encoded by the coding sequence ATGCCCATCCAGCCCGCCCGCAAATCCACCCATCGCCGCCGCGGCGCCGAGCGCGACGAGCTGCGCGAGCAGATCCTGCAGGCGGTGGGGCGCCTGCATCTGGAGGGCGGCTACGGCGCCGTGACGATGCGCGGCGTGGCCCAGGCGGTGGGCATCTCGGCGATGTCGCTGTATCGCTATTTCCCCAACAAGTCGGCGCTGCTGGAGCAGGTCTGGGGCGAGGTGCTGGAGGCCTCGCTGCAGGAGGCGCGCACGCGCAGCAAGGCGGGCGAGGCACCGATCCAGCGCCTGCGCCTGCTGTACGCGGCCTATGTGCGCTTCTGGATGGAGCGGCCACAGGACTTCAAGCTGGTGTTCGACCCCTGCAATGAGATTGCGCCCAGCTTCCTGGCCGCCGGCCCGGCCTCGGGCTTCCGGCGCGAATGCGAGACCCTGATCGATGCCTGCCTGGGGCCGGACGCCACGCCGGCGCAGCGCCAGCTCGCCCACGACCTGTGCCGGCTGAAGGTGATCGGCTATCTGTTCACCAATATCGGCATGTCCACCAAGCCCAGGCTGGCGCCCGCGCAGCTGCTGGACGGCGTGCTGGATGACCTCGAGCAGCAGCTGCTGCGCGCGCGCGTCGCGGCCGACGCGCCGGCCTGA
- a CDS encoding alpha-E domain-containing protein: protein MLSRTAAQLYWMSRYLERSEDLVRMLDVTHSLSLLPQSRGAMTELAAPLAVTGTLEAYHQRHEKLQAEQLFNFMALDLENPSSVLSCLKQARENAHAVRGQITAEMWEAINSTWLEGRTLPKRGIPSVSSFFDWVKERSHLFRGATYGTLQRNDAYCFIRLGTFTERADNTARLLDVKSQLIEPAVASLVPVDAPSDSAPDFYAWSALLRSLSAFEAYHAAYRDSLDGRRVTELLILRPDVPRSLRACCDEIRAILPQIEARPGAADAGREVKRLAGQLALRLEYGAVDEILDAGLHGWLTGFLAESATLGDAIRRAYFEAM from the coding sequence ATGCTGTCAAGAACCGCTGCCCAGCTCTACTGGATGAGCCGCTACCTCGAGCGTTCCGAGGATCTGGTGCGCATGCTGGACGTGACGCATTCGCTCTCGCTGCTGCCGCAATCGCGCGGCGCCATGACCGAGCTGGCCGCGCCGCTGGCCGTCACCGGCACGCTGGAGGCCTACCACCAGCGCCACGAAAAGCTGCAGGCCGAGCAGCTTTTCAACTTCATGGCGCTGGACCTGGAGAACCCCTCCTCGGTGCTGTCCTGCCTCAAGCAGGCGCGCGAGAACGCCCATGCGGTGCGCGGCCAGATCACCGCCGAGATGTGGGAGGCCATCAACAGCACCTGGCTGGAGGGCCGCACCCTGCCCAAGCGCGGCATCCCCAGCGTCTCGAGCTTTTTCGACTGGGTCAAGGAGCGCTCGCACCTGTTCCGCGGCGCCACCTATGGCACGCTGCAGCGCAACGACGCCTACTGCTTCATCCGCCTGGGCACCTTCACCGAACGCGCCGACAACACCGCGCGCCTGCTGGACGTGAAGTCGCAGCTGATCGAGCCCGCCGTCGCGAGCCTGGTGCCGGTGGATGCGCCCAGCGACAGCGCGCCCGACTTCTATGCCTGGAGCGCGCTGCTGCGCTCGCTCTCGGCCTTCGAGGCCTACCACGCCGCCTACCGCGACAGCCTGGACGGCCGCCGCGTCACCGAGCTGCTGATCCTGCGCCCCGATGTGCCGCGCTCGCTGCGCGCCTGCTGTGACGAGATCCGCGCCATCCTGCCGCAGATCGAGGCGCGCCCCGGCGCGGCGGATGCCGGGCGCGAGGTCAAGCGGCTGGCCGGCCAGCTGGCGCTGCGGCTGGAGTATGGTGCGGTGGACGAGATCCTGGACGCCGGCCTGCATGGCTGGCTGACGGGCTTCCTGGCCGAATCCGCCACCCTCGGTGACGCGATACGCCGCGCCTACTTCGAGGCCATGTGA
- a CDS encoding ATP-binding protein → MVVLQRSLDRSVQRTLQGLLWWLGALLLLAVASGLLASQLLTRQLATVYADRVVPLRDLQRISQLLNVDVPVTLGGGADGALQQQLLNELVREQNALWRKYLATYLTAEESALAETAGQQLGALQTLLEAERPLDAASRYMLQLRPLNTTLSALLDLQVRVADSELNSGRAWGRWASAWGLLLALLGLALMLLAIRLVLTRVLRPLAVVADGIARLSEGELALGPEAHQLSGDYAEVGDQLRRLRNSVAERQQLLAHEQALGAQLREAQAELVEAEKLASLGALVAGVAHELNTPIGVAVTVSSGLADKVRRFQQDLALGPLKRSMLDGLLASITEADQLLARNLARAAELIRSFKQVAVDRSSAQRRLFDLRETVDELLASLRPAYGRHGTELINELPPGLRMDSYPGALGQVLTNLVVNAVLHGFDGHGGAVRIALADRSEGTLDLMVEDQGRGMSAEVQARAFEPFFTTRLGQGGSGLGLAIVRNLVVGLLGGRIVLHSSEGQGCRFLLHLPLSAPAGAAPEHHASITA, encoded by the coding sequence ATGGTGGTATTGCAACGCAGTCTCGACCGCTCGGTGCAGCGCACCCTGCAGGGCCTGCTGTGGTGGCTGGGCGCGCTGCTGCTGCTGGCGGTGGCCTCGGGCCTGCTCGCCAGCCAGCTGCTGACGCGGCAGTTGGCCACCGTCTACGCCGATCGCGTGGTGCCGCTGCGCGACCTGCAGCGCATCAGCCAGCTGCTCAACGTCGACGTGCCGGTGACCCTCGGCGGCGGCGCCGACGGCGCGCTGCAACAGCAGCTGCTGAACGAACTGGTGCGCGAGCAGAACGCACTCTGGCGCAAATACCTGGCCACCTACCTGACGGCGGAAGAGAGCGCCCTGGCCGAGACCGCCGGCCAGCAGCTGGGCGCGCTGCAGACCCTGCTGGAGGCCGAGCGGCCGCTGGATGCCGCGAGCCGCTACATGCTGCAGCTGCGCCCGCTCAACACCACGCTCTCGGCCCTGCTGGACCTGCAGGTGCGCGTCGCCGACAGCGAGCTGAACAGCGGGCGCGCCTGGGGCCGCTGGGCCTCGGCCTGGGGGCTGCTGCTGGCCCTGCTGGGCCTGGCGCTGATGCTGCTGGCGATCCGGCTGGTGCTCACGCGCGTGCTGCGGCCGCTGGCGGTGGTGGCCGACGGCATCGCCAGGCTCTCCGAGGGCGAGCTGGCGCTCGGCCCCGAGGCCCACCAGCTGTCCGGCGACTACGCCGAGGTGGGCGACCAGCTGCGCCGCCTGCGCAACTCGGTGGCCGAGCGCCAGCAGCTGCTGGCACATGAACAGGCCCTGGGGGCGCAGCTGCGCGAGGCCCAGGCCGAGCTGGTGGAGGCCGAGAAGCTGGCCTCGCTGGGCGCGCTGGTGGCGGGCGTGGCGCATGAGCTCAACACCCCCATCGGCGTGGCGGTGACGGTCTCCAGCGGGCTGGCCGACAAGGTGCGGCGCTTCCAGCAAGACCTGGCCCTGGGGCCACTGAAGCGCTCCATGCTGGACGGCCTGCTGGCCAGCATCACCGAGGCAGACCAGCTGCTGGCGCGCAATCTGGCGCGCGCCGCCGAGCTGATACGCAGCTTCAAGCAGGTGGCGGTGGACCGCAGCAGCGCGCAGCGGCGCCTGTTCGACCTGCGCGAGACAGTGGACGAGCTGCTGGCCTCGCTGCGCCCCGCCTACGGCCGCCATGGCACCGAGCTGATCAACGAGCTGCCACCGGGCCTGCGCATGGACAGCTACCCCGGCGCGCTCGGCCAGGTGCTGACCAATCTGGTCGTGAACGCGGTGCTGCACGGCTTCGATGGCCATGGCGGCGCGGTGCGCATCGCCCTGGCCGATCGCAGCGAGGGCACGCTGGACCTGATGGTGGAAGACCAGGGTCGCGGCATGTCGGCCGAGGTGCAGGCGCGCGCCTTCGAGCCCTTCTTCACCACCCGGCTGGGCCAGGGCGGCAGCGGCCTGGGCCTGGCGATCGTGCGCAATCTGGTGGTGGGCCTGCTGGGCGGGCGCATCGTGCTGCACAGCAGCGAGGGACAGGGCTGCCGTTTTCTGCTACACCTGCCGCTGAGCGCCCCGGCGGGCGCCGCCCCGGAACACCATGCCAGCATCACCGCCTGA
- a CDS encoding RNA polymerase sigma factor yields MSHPPRPGTVPATVRRMKGFLPFGAGAAEDTPALLQRLARGDASALEPLYRRESAAVYRYALTLGGNPAWAADAMQDAFVALAARPQGFDAARGISLGAYLAGMARHALLARWRDAPAAEAEDDAPGAPATHASPEALLVRAQDQAALWAAVRALPWPQREALLLVDLQERPYAEAAAIAGIQLNTLRTRLHRARLRLAALLNAAGADAGAAASS; encoded by the coding sequence ATGTCCCACCCTCCCCGCCCCGGCACCGTGCCCGCCACGGTGCGCCGCATGAAAGGCTTTCTGCCCTTCGGCGCGGGCGCGGCCGAGGACACGCCGGCGCTGCTGCAGCGCCTGGCGCGCGGCGATGCCAGTGCGCTGGAGCCGCTCTACCGGCGTGAATCAGCGGCCGTCTACCGCTACGCCCTGACCCTGGGCGGCAACCCGGCCTGGGCGGCCGATGCGATGCAGGATGCCTTCGTGGCCCTGGCTGCGCGGCCGCAGGGTTTCGATGCGGCGCGCGGCATCAGCCTGGGCGCCTACCTGGCCGGCATGGCCCGCCATGCCCTGCTGGCGCGCTGGCGCGACGCCCCCGCGGCCGAGGCCGAGGACGACGCGCCGGGCGCGCCCGCGACCCATGCCTCGCCCGAGGCCCTGCTGGTGCGCGCACAGGACCAGGCCGCCCTGTGGGCCGCCGTCCGTGCCCTGCCCTGGCCGCAGCGCGAGGCGCTGCTGCTGGTGGACCTGCAGGAACGCCCCTATGCCGAAGCCGCCGCCATCGCCGGCATCCAACTGAATACCTTGCGCACCCGCTTGCACCGGGCGCGCCTGCGCCTGGCCGCGCTCTTGAACGCGGCCGGCGCGGATGCCGGAGCCGCAGCCTCATCATGA